A section of the Streptococcus oriscaviae genome encodes:
- a CDS encoding M57 family metalloprotease, giving the protein MKWFSSLIGFLWRTFWRLVWFAFFLLLCAVALLFYFQKEAAPQILQTMFFQAQQVINGQQALDMGASLETLEQLSTDTVDMSAEGRWPTNAATVYIETQDPTFRSAYETAIANWNATGAFTFTLVDDASQADIIATEMNDGQTQAAGEASSSTNTLTNYLVAVTVKLNRFYLLNPAYGYSMERIIHTAEHELGHAIGLGHEDHHTSVMESAGSHNGIQQTDIDAVRALYATQ; this is encoded by the coding sequence ATGAAATGGTTTAGTAGTCTTATCGGCTTTCTTTGGCGGACTTTCTGGCGCTTGGTTTGGTTCGCATTTTTCCTCTTGTTGTGTGCGGTTGCTCTCTTATTTTATTTTCAAAAAGAAGCGGCACCGCAAATTCTTCAGACCATGTTTTTTCAAGCCCAGCAGGTCATAAATGGTCAGCAAGCTCTGGATATGGGGGCTAGTCTGGAAACCTTGGAGCAGTTATCAACTGATACGGTTGATATGTCTGCAGAAGGTCGCTGGCCGACCAATGCGGCTACGGTTTATATCGAAACTCAGGATCCGACCTTCCGCTCGGCCTACGAAACAGCCATAGCCAATTGGAATGCGACGGGTGCCTTTACCTTTACGCTAGTGGATGATGCCAGTCAGGCCGATATTATCGCCACAGAAATGAATGATGGGCAAACTCAGGCGGCCGGGGAAGCTAGTTCTTCAACCAATACCCTAACCAATTACTTGGTTGCTGTGACAGTCAAGCTCAATCGCTTTTACCTCTTAAATCCAGCCTATGGGTACAGTATGGAACGAATCATCCATACAGCAGAACATGAGTTAGGTCATGCTATCGGTTTAGGCCATGAGGATCATCATACCTCTGTTATGGAATCGGCAGGTTCTCACAATGGTATCCAACAGACTGATATTGATGCGGTTAGGGCCCTCTATGCAACCCAATAG
- a CDS encoding alpha/beta hydrolase, with amino-acid sequence MAIMKIEYHSQVLDMERRVNVLYPDRDRVPNPDDTDIPVLYLLHGMGGSQDSWLNRSTIERLVRYTNLIVVMVSTDKGWYTNTTYGMNYYDAIAIELPQVLKRFFPNMSDKREKTFIAGLSMGGYGAFKLALTTNRFSHAASLSGALHFDFDNEAAKTLGSEAYWRGVFGDIENMATNPDSIENLSKQSDKQTKFYAWCGKEDYLYSGHQLAVNFLLEEGFDLEAKDGPGKHEWYYWNQQIEEVLQWLPIDFVLEERLS; translated from the coding sequence ATGGCAATTATGAAGATAGAATACCATTCGCAGGTCTTAGATATGGAAAGACGGGTCAATGTTCTCTATCCTGATCGGGATCGGGTGCCCAACCCAGACGATACCGACATCCCTGTCCTCTACCTCCTGCACGGAATGGGTGGCAGTCAGGATTCCTGGCTCAACCGCTCTACCATAGAGCGGTTGGTTCGCTATACCAATCTTATCGTTGTGATGGTCAGTACAGACAAGGGCTGGTATACCAATACCACTTACGGTATGAACTATTACGATGCTATCGCCATTGAGCTGCCTCAGGTACTAAAACGCTTCTTTCCAAACATGTCGGATAAGCGCGAAAAAACCTTCATTGCAGGATTATCCATGGGTGGTTATGGTGCTTTCAAGCTGGCCTTGACAACCAATCGCTTCTCCCATGCGGCATCCTTGTCCGGGGCTCTCCACTTTGATTTTGACAACGAAGCGGCAAAAACTCTAGGTTCAGAAGCTTATTGGCGCGGAGTGTTTGGGGATATTGAGAATATGGCAACAAATCCGGATAGCATTGAAAACCTCTCCAAACAATCTGACAAACAGACCAAGTTTTATGCTTGGTGTGGGAAAGAAGACTACCTTTATTCAGGCCATCAGCTGGCTGTGAATTTTCTGTTGGAAGAAGGATTTGACCTTGAGGCAAAGGATGGCCCAGGTAAGCACGAGTGGTATTATTGGAATCAACAAATTGAAGAAGTTTTGCAATGGCTACCGATTGATTTTGTTTTAGAAGAGCGCTTGAGTTAA
- a CDS encoding ribonuclease J produces the protein MSDIKIIALGGVRENGKNLYIAEVKNSIFVLDAGVKYPENEQLGVDVIVPNFDYLVENKDKVAGIFLTHGHADAIGALPYLLEKVKVPVFGSHLTIELAKLVVKNYNATKKFKDFHVINAETEIDFGDSVISFFKTTHSIPESLGIVVKTDEGNIVYTGDFKFDQAADRYYRTDFGRLAEIGQEGVLALLSDSANADSNVQVASMHEVGEEILTTIGDWEGRVIVAAVASNIIRIQQVFDAAEATGRRVVLTGHDVENIVRTAIQLKKLRLVSERLLIKPKDMDKYEDHELIILETGRMGEPLNGLRKMAIGRHRYVQIKEGDLVYIVTTPTISKEAVVARVENLIYRAGGIVQSVTKHLRVSGHGNARDLQLMLNIMQPKFLFPIQGEYRQLDAHANAALEIGMFPENIIIVKRGDVMAYEDGDFVHNGAVPSGDVMIDGNAIGDVGNIVLRDRKILSEDGIFIVAITVNRKEKRIISKAKVNTRGFVYVRKSKDILRESAELVNKTVENYFTKDGFDWTELKAAVRDDLAKYLFDQTKRRPAILPVIMEVK, from the coding sequence ATGAGCGATATTAAAATTATTGCTTTGGGTGGTGTGCGAGAAAATGGTAAAAATCTCTACATCGCTGAAGTAAAAAACAGTATCTTTGTCTTAGATGCTGGTGTCAAGTACCCAGAAAATGAACAGCTGGGCGTGGATGTCATCGTTCCAAACTTTGACTATTTAGTGGAAAATAAGGATAAGGTCGCGGGCATCTTTTTGACTCACGGACATGCGGATGCTATCGGAGCTCTGCCTTACCTCTTGGAAAAGGTAAAGGTGCCTGTTTTTGGCTCGCATTTGACCATTGAACTAGCCAAGCTGGTCGTGAAAAACTACAATGCCACCAAGAAATTCAAGGATTTTCACGTCATCAATGCAGAAACTGAAATTGACTTTGGTGATTCCGTTATTTCATTTTTTAAGACCACTCACTCTATCCCAGAAAGTCTAGGTATTGTGGTCAAAACAGATGAAGGGAACATCGTCTATACAGGTGATTTCAAATTTGATCAGGCGGCAGACCGTTACTACCGCACGGATTTTGGTCGCCTAGCGGAAATCGGTCAGGAAGGTGTTTTGGCCCTCTTATCAGATTCTGCCAATGCTGACAGTAATGTGCAGGTTGCCAGCATGCACGAAGTGGGCGAAGAAATTCTAACCACGATTGGTGACTGGGAAGGCCGTGTTATCGTTGCTGCAGTTGCCAGCAATATTATCCGTATTCAGCAAGTTTTTGATGCAGCAGAGGCAACAGGTCGTCGGGTTGTTCTGACTGGACATGATGTGGAAAATATTGTCCGAACAGCAATTCAACTGAAAAAGTTACGTCTGGTGAGCGAGCGCCTGCTGATTAAGCCGAAAGATATGGACAAGTATGAGGATCATGAGCTGATTATCCTTGAAACTGGTCGGATGGGCGAGCCTTTAAATGGTCTTCGCAAGATGGCTATTGGTCGTCATCGCTATGTCCAAATCAAAGAGGGCGATTTGGTTTATATCGTTACCACACCGACTATTTCCAAAGAAGCGGTTGTGGCCCGCGTTGAAAACTTGATTTATCGTGCGGGTGGTATCGTCCAGTCTGTTACCAAGCACCTGCGTGTGTCTGGGCACGGAAATGCGCGTGATCTGCAGCTCATGCTCAATATTATGCAACCGAAGTTCCTATTCCCAATTCAAGGGGAGTATCGTCAGTTGGATGCTCATGCCAATGCAGCGCTGGAAATCGGTATGTTCCCTGAAAATATCATCATTGTCAAACGTGGTGATGTCATGGCTTATGAAGATGGCGATTTTGTCCACAATGGAGCAGTTCCTTCAGGGGATGTAATGATTGATGGGAATGCCATTGGAGATGTTGGTAATATTGTCCTGCGTGACCGGAAGATTCTCTCAGAAGACGGTATCTTTATCGTGGCTATTACAGTCAATCGTAAAGAAAAACGGATTATCTCTAAGGCCAAGGTCAATACTCGCGGATTTGTTTATGTCAGAAAGAGCAAGGATATTCTGCGTGAGTCAGCTGAGTTGGTCAATAAAACAGTTGAAAATTACTTTACCAAGGATGGTTTTGACTGGACAGAATTAAAAGCAGCAGTTCGTGATGATTTGGCTAAATACCTCTTTGACCAGACCAAGCGTCGGCCAGCTATTTTACCAGTCATTATGGAAGTAAAATAA